Proteins encoded within one genomic window of Panacibacter microcysteis:
- a CDS encoding hydroxypyruvate isomerase family protein: MQRRKFMHQSLLAGAGVLAASTVNAGVNHKAEAAKPFKLNYAFHDGMFSNSAGSSFLDQIQYGYDMGFRAIEDNGFMDRPVDEQKKIGDKLARLGMSMGVFVVNFDHWPLHTSMTSGDKEWRKKFLDACKNAVECAKRCNAKWMTVVPGNYERKLPLDIQTANVIETLRPACEIFEPLGLVMVLEALSDTPDLFLRYTDQTFAICKAVNSPACKFLFDMYHMQRNEGNIINNLDLVWDEIGYLQIGDNPGRNEPFSGEMYYKNIFKHIYNKGYKGILGMEHGNSEKGKEGEAKLVKAYRDSDDF, translated from the coding sequence ATAAAGCAGAAGCCGCAAAACCTTTTAAACTTAATTACGCATTTCACGACGGAATGTTTAGCAACAGTGCGGGGAGCAGCTTTTTAGACCAGATACAATACGGGTACGATATGGGTTTTCGCGCCATTGAAGACAATGGTTTTATGGACAGGCCCGTAGATGAACAGAAGAAAATTGGCGATAAGCTGGCCAGGCTGGGTATGAGCATGGGTGTATTCGTGGTCAACTTCGACCACTGGCCGCTACACACGTCCATGACATCGGGCGATAAAGAATGGCGAAAGAAATTTTTAGATGCCTGCAAAAATGCCGTAGAGTGCGCCAAACGCTGCAATGCAAAATGGATGACTGTTGTGCCCGGCAATTATGAGCGCAAACTGCCGCTGGATATTCAAACCGCCAATGTTATTGAAACCCTGCGCCCCGCATGCGAAATCTTTGAACCGCTTGGCCTGGTAATGGTGCTCGAAGCCCTCAGCGATACGCCCGACCTGTTTCTGCGCTACACAGACCAGACTTTTGCCATATGTAAGGCAGTGAACAGCCCTGCGTGCAAGTTTTTGTTTGATATGTATCACATGCAGCGCAACGAAGGCAATATCATCAATAACCTCGACCTTGTGTGGGATGAGATTGGCTACCTGCAGATAGGGGACAACCCCGGCCGTAATGAACCATTCTCAGGTGAGATGTATTACAAAAACATTTTCAAACATATATACAATAAAGGTTATAAGGGCATACTCGGTATGGAACATGGCAATTCTGAAAAAGGCAAAGAAGGTGAAGCAAAACTGGTGAAGGCTTACCGCGACAGTGACGATTTTTAA